The segment GGCCGTTCTCGTAAACCACTTCGCGCACCGTAACGGGCACAATTTCTTCGTCGAATTTACCTCCATCGATGGCCTCGATGGCCCGCTGATGCGAACGCAGCGCAAACCGGTCGGCTTCTTCGCGGGTAATGCCGTAGCGTTCGGCCACGTTCTCAGCGGTCAATCCCATCGACAGGTATACGTCGATATCCTGCTCCACCAGCTCCGGATCGGGCTGGAAGAAGAAGCCGGTCATAGGTACCTGGCTCATCGATTCGGTACCACCGGCTACGATCACGTCGGCGTGTCCGGCGATGATGGCCTGCGTGGCCATAGCAATGGTTTGCAGTCCCGAAGAGCAGAAGCGGTTCACCGTAGCGCCGGGCACACTGTCGGGCAGGCCGGCTTTTTGCGCAACAATCCGGCCTATGTTCATCCCCTGCGGCCCTTCGGGAAAAGCACACCCCATGATGACGTCATCGATTAGCTCGGGCTCCAGCCCTTTTACCCGCTGAACGGCTTCGCGCACGACAATAGCGCCTAGCTCTTCGGGGCGTACGTTGCGCAGCGATCCTTTGTCGGCCTTGCCGACGGCCGTGCGCACAATGCTGACGATATAGGCTCCGTTAGCCTGCATGGCAGTTGTCTTCTTCGGTTTTGAGGGTTCAGTTACGCAGTGGTTTGTTGGTTTGCAGCAGGTGCATGATGCGCTCCTGCGTCTTGGGCTGGCCCAGCAAGTGCAAGAAGACCTCGCGTTCCAGGGCCAACAGATAGTCCTCCGAAACTTCCTGGGGATAGGTCAGCGCTCCTCCCGTCATCACGTAGGCGAGCTTCGAAGCCAGATACTGATCATATTCGGTAATGAAGCCGCCTTTCCGGTACTGGTCCACCCCGACCATGAGCG is part of the Rhodothermus profundi genome and harbors:
- a CDS encoding thiolase family protein; translated protein: MQANGAYIVSIVRTAVGKADKGSLRNVRPEELGAIVVREAVQRVKGLEPELIDDVIMGCAFPEGPQGMNIGRIVAQKAGLPDSVPGATVNRFCSSGLQTIAMATQAIIAGHADVIVAGGTESMSQVPMTGFFFQPDPELVEQDIDVYLSMGLTAENVAERYGITREEADRFALRSHQRAIEAIDGGKFDEEIVPVTVREVVYENGQTRTVEKDFRVDEGPRRDTSLEVLATLRPVFKQNGTVTAGNASQKSDGAAAAVVMSERMVQELGVEPMGRLIGFALAGAPPEIMGIGPVEAIRKVLKQTGLTLDDIDLIELNEAFAAQALAVIREVGLDEDKVNVNGGAIALGHPLGCTGAKLTATLLYELRRRGGRYGLCTMCVGGGMGAAGIIENLQR